AGTGTACAAGTGGCTTGGGGTTACATGGACGAACTGTATAGTGATGAactctgagattttagtgcacctctcacctgagtagtgtacattgtacccaatatgtagtttttttatccctctatattattattatcattgtttaagaaaataagacattttgttctttttctgccaATCTCTCTACCCCCAATCTCCTTGGCTTCAAAAACTTGTTTACTTAGTGTGTTTTGAGAATCTAAAGCTCCTTGTGATGTTCTCCAGGCAAGGGGCCCTCTCCCGGGATCACTGATCTATTTGGGAGTAGCGGTGGCCTTTGTGAATACAGGGCCAGCCTCCTGGCGGGACACGGTTTTGCTGTGCTTGCTCTGGCTTATTTCAGATTTGAAGACCTCCCCGAACATCTGAATGATATACACCGGGAGTACTTTGAAGAAGCCGTGGACTTTGTGCTGCAGCATCCAAAGGTGGGTTCTGGTGATCACCTGAGTGTAGAAGAGAGCAGGTAGAGCTGATGGACAGCTGAACACTGGGAACTAGAAACATGCCAGGAGATACCAAGTCTCCTTCAAAAGTTACTAGGatggaagctgggcatggtgatgcgcatccatagtcccagctacctggaagggtGAGGGTGGAGGGTTGCTTAACCTCAGGCATTTAAGACCGTCTGGGCAACActtagtgagacccccgtctcaaaaaaacgtTATTATACTaggattattatttctattttctcccatctctctctctaatGCCTTAAGACTTGAGTATTGGCCGGACaaggtggctcagcactttgggaggccgaggtgggcagataacaaggtgaagagattgagaccatcctggccaacatggtgaaacaccgtctctactaaaaatagaaaaattagctaggcatggtggcatgtgcctgtggtcccagcttctcaggaggctgaggcagaagaatcacttgaacccaggaagcagaggttgcagtgagccgaaattgtgccactgcactccagcctggcgacagagcaagactccgtctcaaagaaaaaaaaaattggtttggatctacaaacaaacaaacaaaaaagacttgaCTATTTAGTTGTCTTTGTAATTGTGTACCAAAATTCAAAGAGCATGGGACTAAAGAGTTCTGGCTTTGCTAAGTGGCCTTGAGTCTGAAGAAGGAATTTACTCTCTTTGGAGTTCAATTTTCCTCCTTAATAAgattaatataaatgtatatagaaaaaatgactataaagagatattttttaagacaacttgttggccaggcacggtggctcatgcctgtaatcccagcactttgagagcctaaggcgggtagatcacaaggtcagaagatggagaccatcctggccaacacagtgaaaccctgtctgtactaaaatacgaaaaactagtgtccacctgtagtcccagctactcaggaggctgaggcaggggaatcacttgaacccaggaagtagatgttgcagtgagccaagatcatgccactgcactccagcctgggtgagacagtgaGACAGTacaactccacctcaaaaaagaagacAACTAGAGACACTTGAATAAGAATGGTGTATTTGATGATATGAAGTAATCATTATTAATTTTGTTGGGTATGATAAtattatggttttataaagaaagtCCTTATCTGATAACAGaaaaaattagttaattaaaatgttttggccagttggggtggctcacatctgtaatcccagcactttgggaggccaaggcaggcagatcacctgaagtctggagtttgagaccagcctggtcaacatggtgaaaccccgtctctactaatacaaaaattagcagggcatggtagtgcacgcctgtaatcccagctacttgggaggctgagacaggagaattgcttgaacccgggaggcagaggttgcagtgagctgagattgtaccattgcactccagcctaggcaacgagagtaaaaccccatctcaaaaaaaacccaccgccaacaacaaaaacacttcGGTATAACTAAAAATGGATGATACTCTGTTATCATCCAGGTTTAAAGAGACCCAGACATGCCAATGCTAAGATATAAGATACTCTTCAGGGTTTCCTCACAATCCCCAGTGTTCTTGGGATAGACCAAAATTGTCTGCCAAACAGCTCTGATCCTGCTTCCAGGCCCTAAGCCTCTTTTCTGAGTTCgtcagtgtatatatatatacctaggCCTTAAACATGCAGGCTGGGGTGTCCACACACATGTGTGAAAGGCCCCTTAAGGTCCACAAAGAAGCCAGGGATGGAATGGAAGTGTGGTGCAGGATCCAGGGACTGGCTCTCCCCATGTCACGTTCCAGTACAGAACTCCAGTGGATTCCAAGATTTTAAATTTGAGCCTGACCTTAGGAATTGTTATGGTGGTATATTTATCAAGGCAGGAAAAAAGAATATACCTTATTTAACACTTTGTtcatttgatttataattttgaaatgtttaggTATAGGATGTCTGGGCCCTTGTGTATACTCCTGACGAGTCCTCAGAAATACTAGGGGATGGCCTATTACTAGGAAATCAGCTGATTTGCTTATTAGAAGACATATTTGAACTTTGCAGATTGTTGGATAAGGAAGGAAAGCAAATGATAGTTAAGAAAGCTACTGgccatgcgcggtggctcacacctataatcccaacactttgggaggtctcaaggcaggtggatcacttgaggtctggagtttgagaccagcctggctaatatggtgaaacgccatccccactaaaaatacaaaaattagacaggcgtggtgccacatgcctgtaatcccagctactcgggaggctgaggcatgagaatcacctgagtctgggaggcggaggttgcagtgagtcaagattgtgccactgcactccagcctgggtgacagagtgagattccatctcaaaaataaaaaaaaaaggaagaaagaaagctaCTTAGAGAATGTAAAATCACTGTCTGTAACCTCCATTTATGAATTCTAAgcttgttgttttctttctctttttcctcaacAGGTGAAAGGTCCTAGTATTGGGCTTCTTGGATTTTCCAAAGGAGGCGACCTGTGTCTCTCAATGGCTTCTTTCTTGAAGGGCATCACAGCCACTGTAGTTATTAATGCCTGTGTAGCCAACACAATAGCTCCTCTGCATTACAGGGATATGATTATTCCTAAACTTGTCAGTgatacaggaaaaataaaaatcactaagTCAGGATTTTTCAATATGATGGACAGTTGGAGCAATCCATTGGAGGAACGCAATCACCAAAGTCTTATTCCATTGGAAAAGGTCCAGGGGCCTTTCTTGATTATTGTCGGCATGGATGATCAAGGCTGGAAGAGTGAATTCTACGCTCAGATAGCCTCTGAAAGGTTACAAGCCCATGGGAAAGAAAGACCCCAGATAATCTGTTACCCAGGCACTGGTCATTCTATTAACCCACCTTATTTTCCTCCTTCTAGAATCTCTGTGCATGCAGTTTTGGGTGAAGCAGTCGTCTATGGAGGTGAGCCAAAGGCTCACTCAAAGGCACAGGTAGATGCCTGGAAGCAAATTCAAACTTTCTTCCATAAACATCTCAATGGTAAAAAATCTGTCAAGCACAGCAAAATGTAACATTGTAGCCACAGACCAGATACCCTTAATAAAAATCCTATTCATATATctcctgttgttttcttttatgtatttatttattttttattttttggtaagatagagtctcactctatcacataGGCTggatgtgcagtggcatgatctcggctcactgtaacctctgcctcccaggttcaagctattctcccaccttggcctcctgagtagtggggattacaagcacatgccatggcacccagctaatatttgtattttagtagagatgaggttttgccatgttggccaggctggtcttgaactcctggcctcaagtgatctgcctacctgagcctcccaaagtgctgggattacaggtgagccaccgtacccagcctgtGTTGGGTTTTCCAGAGCGTGTAGGAAACTTTTTTGGGACAAAGCCAGCTCAGCTTCCTTATCAGGTCCTCCCTGATTCTCAACCTTTGCAACTTGCCTTCCTTCACTGCTGGGTCCACATAGGCTTAACTCTGATCTTATTTGTAGGAACAGTCTTCACCTTAACCGAGAGAAATGGAAGAAGTGCTTTCCCAACTCTCAGTGGCTGGCCTAgctttggctttgtgtccccttTTTGAGGATTGACATTTGGTATTGCTCTGGAGTCTCATATCCCCTTTGGCCCTAACTGACCACGTCTGAGTTTTGGAAACCTGGCCACCCGAGTGCCTTAAGGAATGGACTCTGACTCATTATTACCCATACACATTGCTGAATGTTTACTCAAGACTTGtccctgggctgggcacggtggctcacgcctataattccagcactttgggaggttgagacatgtgaatcacctgaggtcaggagttcaagaccagcctggccaacatgatgaaagctcgtgtctactaaaaatgcaaaaaattagccaggcgtggttgtgggcgcctgtaattccagcctcttgggagggtgacgcaggagaattgcttcaactcaggaggcagaggttgcaatgagccaagatcatgccactgcactccagcctgagcaacaaaagcaaatctctgtatcaaaagaaaaaaagacttgtcTCTGAACCCCGATCTGAAGACCTGGAACACTGCACCTGTGGATATACTTCCTTTATGTTTGCCAGGGGATTCAGTCACTATATGGTCATTGCCTGCCTGGAAAAATGAATGTTTTGATGCCAAGATTTTCAGGACAATTCCTTGCAGGCCACAGCCTTGATCTTTGGATGTCATGTTATGCCTACCAAATCAGACTTCCTCCCACAACCATCTAGTTCGATTACTCTCCTCCTGAGAAGGACAGGGACCTATCTGCCTCAACCCAATGCAATGTACTGGGCAGTATCTAACAGACCAGAGCAGAGAGTAGAGACCAGTACAGAACTCCGACGGATTCTAAGATTTTAAATTTGAGCCTGACCTTATGAGTTGTTATGGTGGTATATTTATCAAGGCAGGAGAAAAGAATATACCTTATTTAACACTTTGTtcatttgatttataattttgaaatatttaggtATAGGGTGTCTAGGCCCCTGTGTATACTCCTGATCCATCCTCATAAATATTAGGGATGGCCCATTACTAGGAAATCAGTTGATTTGCTTATTAGAAGACATATTAGAACTTTGCAGATTGTTGGATAAGGAAGGAAAGCAAATGATAGTTAAGAAAGCTACCAGCCGTGTGCGGTGGTTAAGACTCACTCCTTGAGGAAAAGAAAGtttttcagccaggcacggtggctcacacctgtaatccagcactttgggaggccaatgcaggtgatcacctgaggttgggagttcaagactagcctgaccaatatggagacacccatctctactaaaaatacaaaattagccgggcaaggtggcccatgtctataatcccagctactcgggaggctgagacaggagaatcgcttgaacccaggaggtggaggttgcagtga
Above is a window of Callithrix jacchus isolate 240 chromosome 8, calJac240_pri, whole genome shotgun sequence DNA encoding:
- the ACOT6 gene encoding LOW QUALITY PROTEIN: acyl-coenzyme A thioesterase 6 (The sequence of the model RefSeq protein was modified relative to this genomic sequence to represent the inferred CDS: deleted 2 bases in 1 codon), giving the protein MAATLILEPAGRSCWDEPVRIAVRGLAPQQALRTSLRASLRDENGALFRAHARYGDARGELDLERAPALGGSFTGLEPMGLLRALEPEKPLGQLVKRDVRTPVRVQLEVLDGHDPEPWRLLCQARHERDFLQPGVQRELVRAGRVRAALFLPPGKGPSPGITDLFGSSGGLCEYRASLLAGHGFAVLALAYFRFEDLPEHLNDIHREYFEEAVDFVLQHPKVKGPSIGLLGFSKGGDLCLSMASFLKGITATVVINACVANTIAPLHYRDMIIPKLVSDTGKIKITKSGFFNMMDSWSNPLEERNHQSLIPLEKVQGPFLIIVGMDDQGWKSEFYAQIASERLQAHGKERPQIICYPGTGHSINPPYFPPSRISVHAVLGEAVVYGGEPKAHSKAQVDAWKQIQTFFHKHLNGKKSVKHSKM